In Sphingomonas sp. SORGH_AS_0950, the following are encoded in one genomic region:
- a CDS encoding MgtC/SapB family protein: MAFLKTFHLWPFLDTLVSYLTAFVLGTVIGAERQYRQRTAGLRTNALVAIGAAAFVDLGQRLGGNVESIRIIAYVVSGIGFLGAGVIMKEGMNVRGLNTAATLWCSAAVGSIAGSDMVAEAVLLTGIVLLANTALRPLVDAINRIPVEGRHVEATYSVSLTTTAAQAGPVGDLLVEHLEGAGLPVGELDSEERGEDQVTVTAILTSTIVEAGELDRITDHFQSVHGIAHATWAASTHD; encoded by the coding sequence ATGGCATTCCTGAAGACCTTCCACCTCTGGCCCTTCCTCGACACGCTGGTCAGCTATCTGACCGCCTTCGTGCTGGGCACGGTGATCGGGGCCGAACGGCAATATCGCCAGCGGACCGCGGGCCTGCGCACCAATGCGCTGGTCGCGATCGGGGCGGCGGCGTTCGTCGATCTCGGTCAGCGGCTGGGCGGCAATGTCGAGTCGATCCGCATCATCGCCTATGTCGTGTCGGGGATCGGCTTCCTGGGCGCGGGCGTCATCATGAAGGAGGGGATGAACGTCCGCGGGCTCAATACGGCCGCGACCCTGTGGTGCTCGGCGGCGGTCGGCTCGATCGCGGGCAGCGACATGGTGGCCGAGGCGGTGCTGCTGACCGGCATCGTCCTGCTCGCCAACACCGCGCTGCGCCCGCTGGTCGATGCGATCAACCGCATCCCCGTCGAGGGGCGGCATGTCGAGGCGACCTATTCGGTCAGCCTGACCACGACCGCCGCACAGGCCGGGCCAGTCGGCGACCTGCTAGTCGAACATCTGGAGGGCGCGGGCCTGCCGGTCGGCGAACTGGATAGCGAGGAGCGCGGAGAGGATCAGGTGACCGTCACCGCGATCCTGACCAGCACCATCGTCGAGGCGGGTGAACTCGACCGCATCACCGACCATTTCCAGAGCGTCCACGGCATCGCCCACGCGACCTGGGCGGCGAGTACGCATGACTAA